Proteins encoded in a region of the Ursus arctos isolate Adak ecotype North America unplaced genomic scaffold, UrsArc2.0 scaffold_2, whole genome shotgun sequence genome:
- the CNTN2 gene encoding contactin-2 produces the protein MGTPTRRKSHLLLLVAVALVSSPAQISARGSPATFGPVFEDQPLGLLFPEESTEEKVTLACRARASPPATYRWKMNGTEMKLEPGSRHQLVGGNLVIMNPTKAQDAGVYQCLASNPVGTVVSREAVLRFGFLQEFSKEERDPVRTHEGWGVMLPCNPPAHYPGLSYRWLLNEFPNFIPTDGRHFVSQTTGNLYIARTNASDLGNYSCLATSHMDFSTKSVFSKFAQLNLAAEDTRLFAPSIKARFPAETYALVGQQVTLECFAFGNPVPQIKWRKVDGSLSPQWATAEPTLQIPSVSFEDEGTYECEAENSKGRDTVQGRIIVQAQPEWLKVISDMEADIGSNLRWGCAAAGKPRPTVRWLRNGEPLASQPRVEVLAGDLRFSKLSLEDSGMYQCVAENKHGTIYASAELAVQALAPDFRLNPVKRLIPAARGGEIAIPCQPRAAPKAVVLWSKGTEILVNSSRVTVTPDGTLIIRNISRSDEGKYTCFAENFMGKANSTGILSVRDATKITLAPSSADINLGDSLTLQCHASHDPTMDLTFIWTLDDFPIDFDKPGGHYRRASAKETVGDLTILNAQLRHGGKYTCMAQTVVDSASKEATVLVRGPPGPPGGVVVRNIGDTTVQLSWSRGFDNHSPIAKYTLQARTVPAGKWKQVRTNPTNIEGNAETAQVLGLTPWMDYEFRVLASNILGTGEPSGPSSKIRTKEAAPSVAPSGLSGGGGAPGELIVNWTPMSREYQNGDGFGYVLSFRRQGSSGWQTARVPGADAQHFVYSNDSVRPYTPFEVKIRGYNRRGDGPESLTALVYSAEEEPRVAPTKVWAKGVSSSEMNVTWEPGQQDTNGILLGYEIRYWRAGDKEAAADRVRTAGLDTRARVTGLHPNTKYHVTVRAYNRAGTGPASPSANATTMKPPPQRPPGNISWTFSSSSLSIKWDPVVPLRNESAVTGYKMLYQNDLHPTPTLHLTSRNWIDIAVPEDIGHALVQIRTTGPGGDGIPAEVHIVRNGGTSMMVENSAISPAQHPGTILSPSVAMLVLVGYLDL, from the exons ATGGGGACACCCACCAGGAGGAAGTCACACCTGCTGCTGCTGGTCGCTGTGGCCTTGGTCTCCTCTCCAG CTCAGATTTCAGCCCGGGGTTCTCCAGCCACCTTTGGGCCAGTCTTTGAAGACCAGCCCCTCGGTCTGCTATTCCCAGAAGAGTCCACGGAGGAGAAGGTGACGCTGGCGTGCCGTGCCCGGGCCAGCCCTCCAGCCACCTATAG GTGGAAGATGAACGGCACCGAGATGAAGTTGGAGCCAGGCTCCCGCCACCAGCTGGTGGGTGGCAACCTGGTCATCATGAACCCCACCAAGGCCCAGGACGCAGGCGTCTACCAGTGCCTGGCTTCCAACCCAGTGGGCACCGTCGTCAGCAGGGAAGCTGTTCTCCGCTTTGGCT TTCTGCAGGAGTTCTCCAAGGAGGAGCGAGACCCGGTGAGAACCCACGAAGGCTGGGGCGTGATGCTGCCCTGTAACCCACCTGCCCACTACCCGG GCCTGTCCTACCGCTGGCTCCTCAACGAATTCCCCAACTTCATCCCGACGGACGGGCGTCACTTCGTGTCCCAGACCACAGGGAACCTGTACATTGCCCGGACCAACGCCTCAGACCTGGGCAACTACTCCTGcctagccaccagccacatggaCTTCTCCACCAAGAGTGTCTTCAGCAAGTTCGCTCAGCTCAACCTGGCTGCTGAAG ataCCAGGCTCTTCGCACCCAGCATCAAGGCCCGGTTCCCTGCAGAGACCTATGCGCTGGTAGGGCAGCAGGTCACCCTGGAGTGCTTCGCCTTCGGGAA CCCCGTCCCCCAGATCAAGTGGCGCAAAGTGGACGGCTCCTTGTCCCCCCAGTGGGCCACCGCCGAGCCCACCCTGCAGATACCCAGCGTCAGCTTCGAGGACGAGGGCACCTATGAGTGTGAGGCGGAGAACTCCAAGGGCCGCGACACCGTCCAGGGCCGCATCATCGTGCAGG CTCAGCCCGAGTGGCTGAAGGTGATCTCAGACATGGAGGCTGACATCGGTTCCAACCTGCGCTGGGGCTGTGCAGCGGCTGGCAAGCCCCGGCCCACGGTGCGCTGGCTGCGGAACGGGGAACCGCTGGCCTCCCAG CCCCGCGTCGAGGTGCTGGCTGGGGACCTGCGCTTCTCCAAGCTGAGCCTGGAGGACTCGGGCATGTACCAGTGTGTGGCGGAGAACAAGCACGGCACCATCTATGCCAGCGCCGAGCTGGCCGTGCAAG CCCTGGCCCCCGACTTCAGGCTGAACCCTGTAAAGCGGCTGATCCCTGCAGCCCGCGGGGGAGAGATCGCTATCCCCTGCCAGCCCCGGGCGGCTCCGAAGGCCGTGGTGCTCTGGAGCAAAGGCACTGAGATTTTGGTCAACAGCAGCAG AGTGACTGTAACGCCGGATGGCACCTTGATCATAAGAAACATCAGTCGGTCAGATGAAGGCAAATACACCTGCTTTGCTGAGAACTTCATGGGGAAAGCCAATAGCACGGGCATCCTATCTGTGCGAG ATGCAACCAAGATCACTCTAGCCCCCTCGAGTGCGGACATCAACTTGGGAGATAGCCTGACCCTGCAATGTCATGCCTCCCATGACCCCACCATGGACCTCACCTTCATCTGGACTCTGGATGACTTCCCCATCGACTTCGATAAGCCTGGGGGTCACTACCGGAGGGCCAGCGCG AAGGAAACAGTTGGGGATCTGACCATCCTCAATGCCCAGCTGCGACATGGCGGGAAGTACACGTGCATGGCCCAGACGGTGGTGGACAGTGCGTCCAAGGAGGCCACAGTCCTGGTCCGAG GTCCACCAGGTCCCCCAGGAGGCGTGGTGGTGAGGAACATTGGCGACACCACCGTCCAGCTCAGCTGGAGCCGAGGCTTCGACAACCACAGCCCCATTGCCAAGTACACCCTGCAAGCCCGCACTGTACCTGCAGGGAAGTGGAAGCAGGTTCGCACCA ATCCCACCAACATCGAGGGCAATGCCGAGACTGCCCAGGTGCTGGGCCTCACGCCCTGGATGGACTATGAGTTCCGGGTCTTAGCCAGCAACATCCTGGGCACAGGGGAGCCCAGTGGGCCTTCTAGCAAAATCCGGACCAAGGAAGCAG CACCCTCGGTGGCACCCTCGGGACTCAGCGGAGGGGGTGGAGCCCCCGGAGAGCTCATCGTCAACTGGACG CCCATGTCGCGGGAGTACCAGAACGGAGACGGCTTCGGCTACGTGCTGTCCTTCCGCAGGCAGGGCAGCAGCGGCTGGCAGACCGCGCGGGTGCCCGGCGCCGACGCCCAGCACTTCGTCTACAGCAACGACAGCGTCCGGCCCTACACGCCCTTCGAGGTCAAGATCCGCGGCTACAACCGCCGCGGGGACGGGCCCGAGAGCCTCACCGCGCTCGTGTATTCCGCAGAGGAAG agcccagggtgGCCCCTACCAAGGTCTGGGCCAAGGGGGTCTCATCCTCAGAGATGAACGTGACCTGGGAACCCGGGCAGCAGGACACGAATGGCATCCTCCTGGGGTATGAG ATCCGCTACTGGAGGGCCGGGGACAAAGAAGCAGCCGCCGACCGAGTGAGAACAGCAGGGCTGGACACCAGGGCCCGAGTCACTGGCCTGCACCCCAACACCAAGTACCACGTGACCGTGCGGGCCTACAACCGGGCAGGCACTGGGCCCGCTAGCCCTTCTGCCAATGCCACCACCATGAAACCCC CCCCACAGCGCCCTCCTGGCAACATCTCCTGGACTTTCTCAAGCTCCAGTCTTAGTATCAAGTGGGATCCTGTGGTTCCTCTCCGAAATGAGTCCGCAGTCACTGGCTATAAG ATGCTGTACCAGAATGACTTACACCCAACTCCCACGCTGCACCTCACCAGCAGGAACTGGATAGACATCGCCGTTCCAGAAGACATCGGCCATGCCCTGGTGCAGATTCGGACCACAGGGCCTGGAGGGGACGGGATCCCAGCAGAAGTCCACATCGTGAGGAATGGAG GCACAAGCATGATGGTGGAGAACTCTGCAATCAGCCCGGCCCAACATCCTGGCACCATCCTCTCCCCGTCCGTGGCGATGCTGGTCCTCGTAGGCTACCTGGACCTCTGA